The following proteins are co-located in the Bacteroidales bacterium genome:
- a CDS encoding heavy-metal-associated domain-containing protein: MKTIRLFLITMLMLTIGAGVSAQTTAKTAGPKTETFKVSGECGMCKSRIEKSAKEEGATTASWDVKTKMITVTFDPSKTSVDALSKKFASVGHDTEKYKADDKVYESLPGCCHYDRSK; encoded by the coding sequence ATGAAAACTATTAGACTTTTTCTCATCACTATGCTGATGTTGACCATCGGCGCAGGTGTGTCAGCTCAGACAACAGCTAAAACAGCAGGTCCAAAGACTGAAACATTTAAAGTTTCGGGTGAATGCGGAATGTGCAAATCACGAATCGAAAAGAGTGCAAAAGAAGAGGGTGCAACAACTGCTTCATGGGATGTTAAGACCAAGATGATCACTGTTACATTCGATCCTTCAAAAACAAGCGTGGATGCACTAAGTAAGAAATTTGCCTCTGTTGGTCACGATACTGAAAAGTACAAGGCAGATGATAAGGTATATGAATCATTACCAGGTTGCTGCCATTATGATCGGAGCAAGTAA
- a CDS encoding efflux RND transporter permease subunit has translation MFNKLVKYFLENRLITFIFLIVFVIMGLVTMPFNLKQGLFPRDPVPVDAIPDIGENQQIVATEWMGRSPKDIQDQISYPLTTALLGIPGVETIRSTSMFGMSFIYIIFKDKIEFYWSRSRILEKLNSLPSGTLPEGVQPSLGPDATALGQIFWYTLEGRDPKTGNPNGGWDPQELKTIQDFYVKYSLSSAEGVSEVGSVGGFLKEYQVDINPDALKAFNVSVMDVMNGVRKSNLDIGAETIELNNVEYIIRGLGYVKSLQDLELSVITVRNNVPVRIKDVANVAFGPAPRRGGLDKDGSEAVGAVVVARYGSNPMEVINNVKNKIKEIEAGLPEKTLPDGSVSKVTIVPFYDRTSLIKETIGTLESALSHEILISIIVIIVLVLNLRASLIVAGLLPIGVLMTFILMRFFGVDANIVALSGIAIAIGVMVDIGIVDVENILRHLEMPENKGIRGRKLLDVIYQATTEVRAAVVTSIATTIVSFLPVFAMQAQEGKLFHPLAWTKTFALISAFILGIVVLPTLVHIFFNISFDSKKIRRFWNASLVVAGIALTLLWQTWPVLALTAIGINNLFGHKWIENRKEYPNYINIGITVLVATWYLSIEWLPLGAHNSELINFLFVGGLVTVILLVLMSMVYFYENILRWALRNKWKFLLIPSFTIVFGVLAWKSLGKEFMPSLNEGSFLLMPTSMPHTGIEKNLEYVEILDRRLSAIPEVEVAVGKWGRVNSALDPAPVQMFENTINYRSEYILDENGHRMQFKSDKDNGFVLLNNSHYNPQNDPFRIIPSDSLIPDKNGEYFRQWRPFIKNPDDIWKEIVKVTNIPGLTSAPKLQPIETRLVMLSTGMRAPMGLKVYGPDLDAIEEAGLIFEKALKEVPSVKSSAVFYDRAVGAPYLEIKLNREAMARYGMTVGDVQEILQVAVGGMTLTTSVEGRERFPLRVRYARELRDNPEDLKKILVPAMNGVQIPLGEIADIDYARGAQMIRSENTFLVGYVIFDKLEGEAEVDVVEQADAVIKSKIESGEISLPAGVTYKFAGNYENQLRATRRLSIVIPLSLVLILLLLYFQFRTKTASLIHFSGVFVAFSGGFIMLWLYGQDWFLNFSVADINLRDMFSMHTINLSVAVWVGFIALFGIATNDGVIMGTYIHQVFEDKKPSTVDEVREAVVMAGKKRVRPALMTTAVAVIALLPVLSSTGKGADIMVPMAIPAFGGMIIQIMTIFVVPLFQAIWRENAVKQNPIKSE, from the coding sequence ATATTTAACAAACTGGTAAAGTACTTCCTCGAAAACAGGCTTATAACCTTCATTTTCCTTATTGTATTTGTTATAATGGGTCTGGTTACCATGCCATTTAATCTGAAACAGGGTCTGTTTCCCCGCGATCCGGTTCCGGTTGATGCTATTCCTGATATTGGAGAGAATCAGCAGATTGTAGCAACTGAGTGGATGGGACGATCACCAAAAGATATTCAGGATCAGATCTCTTATCCTCTTACTACTGCTTTGCTAGGAATACCCGGTGTTGAAACTATCAGAAGTACATCAATGTTCGGGATGTCATTTATCTATATCATTTTCAAAGACAAGATTGAGTTTTACTGGAGCAGGTCGCGGATACTTGAAAAGCTGAATTCACTTCCTTCGGGTACGTTGCCTGAGGGGGTACAGCCTTCATTGGGTCCTGATGCTACGGCTCTGGGGCAGATTTTCTGGTATACCCTCGAAGGACGCGACCCGAAAACCGGCAATCCTAATGGAGGATGGGATCCTCAGGAACTTAAGACTATTCAGGATTTTTACGTAAAATACAGCCTTTCATCAGCTGAAGGGGTATCAGAGGTAGGTTCTGTCGGTGGTTTTTTAAAAGAGTATCAGGTGGATATTAATCCTGATGCTCTAAAGGCTTTTAATGTTTCTGTTATGGATGTCATGAATGGTGTCCGTAAGAGCAATCTTGATATTGGTGCTGAAACAATTGAATTAAATAATGTCGAATATATTATAAGAGGACTGGGATATGTAAAGAGCCTTCAGGATCTTGAATTGTCAGTCATCACGGTTCGTAACAATGTTCCGGTACGAATTAAGGATGTTGCAAATGTAGCTTTTGGACCTGCCCCAAGAAGAGGTGGCCTCGACAAAGATGGGTCTGAGGCTGTTGGAGCAGTAGTGGTTGCACGATATGGCTCTAATCCAATGGAAGTTATTAACAATGTCAAAAATAAAATCAAAGAAATTGAAGCCGGTTTGCCGGAAAAAACATTACCCGACGGATCTGTCTCAAAAGTGACCATCGTCCCGTTTTATGACAGAACCAGCCTGATCAAAGAGACAATCGGCACACTCGAATCAGCTCTTTCGCATGAGATACTGATTAGCATTATAGTGATTATTGTACTGGTTCTTAACCTCAGGGCTTCTTTGATAGTAGCGGGATTGCTTCCTATAGGCGTTTTAATGACTTTTATATTAATGAGGTTTTTTGGCGTCGATGCTAATATTGTTGCATTATCAGGTATCGCTATAGCTATTGGTGTTATGGTAGATATCGGAATTGTTGATGTGGAAAATATTCTTCGGCACCTTGAAATGCCTGAGAACAAAGGCATACGCGGCAGGAAACTACTCGATGTTATTTACCAGGCGACAACTGAGGTAAGAGCTGCAGTTGTGACATCAATCGCAACAACTATTGTGAGCTTCCTTCCTGTATTTGCCATGCAGGCTCAGGAAGGAAAGCTGTTTCATCCTCTCGCCTGGACAAAAACATTTGCTCTGATTTCCGCATTTATACTGGGAATTGTTGTTCTTCCCACACTGGTTCATATTTTCTTCAATATCAGTTTCGACTCAAAAAAAATCAGGAGATTCTGGAATGCTTCCCTTGTTGTGGCTGGTATAGCATTGACATTATTATGGCAAACCTGGCCTGTCCTTGCATTAACTGCAATCGGGATTAATAATCTGTTTGGCCATAAATGGATTGAGAACCGAAAAGAGTATCCAAACTATATTAATATTGGTATTACCGTACTTGTTGCAACATGGTATCTTTCAATCGAATGGCTGCCCCTAGGTGCACACAACAGCGAACTGATCAATTTTCTTTTTGTTGGGGGTCTAGTCACTGTTATCCTGCTGGTGTTGATGTCGATGGTTTACTTCTACGAGAATATACTCCGTTGGGCACTGCGTAATAAGTGGAAGTTCCTGTTGATACCCTCCTTTACGATAGTTTTTGGTGTGTTAGCATGGAAAAGTCTGGGAAAAGAGTTTATGCCATCGCTTAATGAGGGATCTTTTCTGCTCATGCCCACAAGCATGCCGCATACCGGTATTGAAAAGAACCTTGAGTATGTTGAAATACTTGACAGACGCTTGTCTGCTATACCTGAGGTAGAAGTTGCTGTTGGTAAATGGGGAAGGGTAAATTCTGCACTCGATCCGGCACCAGTTCAGATGTTCGAAAACACGATCAACTACAGATCGGAGTATATTCTTGATGAAAATGGACACAGGATGCAATTTAAGTCGGATAAGGATAATGGATTTGTGCTGTTAAATAATTCACACTACAATCCTCAAAATGACCCATTCAGAATAATTCCGTCAGATAGTCTTATTCCCGATAAAAACGGTGAATATTTCCGTCAATGGAGGCCCTTCATTAAAAATCCGGATGATATCTGGAAAGAGATTGTAAAAGTCACCAATATTCCTGGTCTGACATCGGCTCCTAAGCTGCAGCCTATAGAAACAAGACTTGTAATGCTTTCGACAGGTATGCGTGCACCAATGGGGCTTAAAGTATATGGTCCGGATCTTGACGCTATTGAAGAAGCCGGTTTGATTTTTGAAAAAGCCTTGAAGGAAGTCCCTTCAGTTAAATCTTCAGCGGTATTTTATGATCGTGCAGTAGGTGCCCCTTACCTTGAAATAAAGCTTAACAGGGAAGCTATGGCCCGGTATGGAATGACTGTCGGGGATGTCCAGGAGATTCTTCAGGTAGCTGTTGGGGGTATGACACTTACAACATCAGTTGAAGGCCGTGAAAGATTTCCTCTTCGTGTTAGATATGCCAGGGAGCTCAGGGATAATCCTGAGGATTTGAAAAAAATTCTTGTTCCTGCAATGAATGGTGTTCAGATACCACTTGGGGAAATTGCTGATATAGACTATGCCAGAGGTGCCCAGATGATCAGAAGTGAAAATACTTTCCTTGTCGGTTATGTAATATTTGATAAGCTTGAAGGAGAAGCCGAAGTAGATGTGGTTGAACAGGCAGATGCTGTAATAAAATCAAAAATTGAATCAGGTGAAATCTCCCTGCCAGCCGGAGTAACTTATAAATTTGCAGGTAATTATGAAAACCAGTTAAGAGCCACCAGGCGATTGTCTATAGTGATACCTTTAAGTTTGGTATTAATCCTGCTTCTGTTGTATTTCCAGTTCCGCACAAAAACAGCTTCACTAATACATTTTTCAGGGGTGTTCGTTGCTTTCTCCGGAGGATTTATAATGTTGTGGTTATACGGACAAGACTGGTTTCTGAATTTCTCAGTGGCAGATATTAATCTGCGTGATATGTTTTCAATGCACACAATTAATCTCAGTGTTGCTGTTTGGGTGGGATTCATTGCCCTGTTTGGCATTGCAACTAACGACGGAGTAATTATGGGGACATATATTCACCAGGTGTTTGAGGATAAAAAGCCCTCTACTGTAGATGAAGTCAGGGAAGCTGTTGTCATGGCCGGTAAAAAAAGGGTACGTCCTGCTCTTATGACAACCGCAGTTGCTGTTATTGCCTTGTTACCAGTGCTTTCGTCAACAGGAAAAGGCGCCGATATTATGGTCCCCATGGCTATTCCTGCATTCGGTGGTATGATTATTCAGATTATGACAATATTCGTAGTTCCTCTCTTTCAGGCAATATGGAGGGAAAATGCTGTAAAGCAAAATCCAATTAAATCAGAATAA
- a CDS encoding PAS domain S-box protein, producing the protein MISFDMRTIMISFLLTYLVSTVIIYILWIQYHTRYKGTTYLVLNFALQTLGLLLIVLRGKIPEWISVDLANTVMIAGILLGYMGLEAYTGKKSNQIHNYIILAIFAIVHTWLTLIDPDLTARNLNISVASLLIFLQGAWLMLYRVPRKEVSLTHPIGIIYAAFGLVSLANILKFLLGGKMMPADYFDAGSFDALMIIIYHMLVILLTFSLALMFSKNLLLDMKAEEEKSSRASLEKISEQNKYNEIIRVERNLLRALIDNIPDPISIKDRKGRYLLNNSAHLEVIGAENQEEAIGKTIYDFLPEGEAVASDDDDKLVLHTGKMMLDKVENRLNIETGFNHSLLTSRIPILDSEGVATQLVTISHNITDRKRAEDAHRESAEFNRSLLKTIPFGMDIVDSEGTILFQSDNFKKIFGSDAIGSKCWDIYRDDKKQCQDCPLTRGIVIGKTEKYESHGVNGGRIFDVYHTGMNYQGKKAMLEIFHDITERKIIEDELTQSKEKAEESDRLKTAFLHNVSHEIRTPMNAIVGFTTLLSEPDLSPENHRSYLEIITQSSNHLLSIVTDIIEVSNIEAGKLKLNMNKVVVHSVMEKLHKQFSLSATSKGLDLFYEQPEHDPDRHFYTDSTKLFQVLSNLLANACKFTREGFVKMGYTFQPDYIQFYVSDTGIGISEDQQTKIFERFYQVDSGEDRQYEGTGLGLSLSKAYIEFLGGKLWVESEAGKGSTFFLNLPC; encoded by the coding sequence ATGATTTCATTCGACATGCGTACAATAATGATCAGTTTCCTGCTGACATATTTAGTAAGCACGGTAATTATTTATATTCTATGGATACAGTATCATACCCGTTACAAGGGAACTACTTATCTCGTACTGAATTTTGCCTTACAGACTCTCGGACTGTTATTGATAGTTCTGAGAGGTAAAATTCCTGAGTGGATCTCTGTTGATCTGGCAAATACTGTAATGATTGCAGGTATTCTTCTGGGTTATATGGGACTGGAAGCTTATACCGGCAAAAAGTCAAACCAGATCCATAATTATATCATTCTTGCCATTTTTGCCATCGTGCATACCTGGTTAACTCTGATTGATCCTGACCTTACCGCACGAAACCTGAATATCTCCGTTGCTTCTTTACTGATTTTCCTTCAGGGTGCATGGTTAATGTTATACAGAGTACCTCGAAAAGAAGTAAGTCTCACACATCCGATAGGTATCATTTACGCAGCATTCGGACTGGTTAGTCTGGCTAATATCCTTAAATTTTTGCTTGGAGGAAAGATGATGCCTGCAGACTATTTCGATGCCGGCAGTTTTGATGCACTTATGATCATTATTTATCACATGCTGGTGATACTTCTTACATTCAGCCTGGCATTGATGTTCAGTAAAAATCTGTTACTTGACATGAAGGCCGAAGAGGAAAAATCATCCAGAGCAAGCCTTGAGAAAATAAGTGAGCAGAATAAGTACAATGAAATTATCCGTGTCGAACGCAATCTTCTGAGAGCTTTGATTGATAATATACCTGATCCGATTTCAATTAAAGACAGGAAGGGAAGATACCTACTTAATAATAGTGCTCATCTCGAAGTAATTGGAGCCGAGAATCAGGAAGAGGCGATAGGCAAGACTATTTATGATTTTTTGCCTGAAGGAGAGGCCGTTGCGTCTGATGATGATGATAAACTGGTTCTTCATACAGGTAAGATGATGTTGGATAAAGTGGAGAACAGGTTGAACATTGAAACTGGTTTCAATCATTCTCTGCTTACAAGCCGGATCCCTATCCTTGATTCCGAAGGAGTGGCTACACAACTGGTAACAATAAGTCATAACATAACTGACAGAAAAAGAGCTGAGGATGCTCATCGCGAAAGTGCTGAATTCAACAGATCTCTACTTAAGACTATTCCATTCGGGATGGATATTGTAGATTCAGAAGGTACGATCCTATTCCAGAGCGATAACTTTAAAAAAATCTTCGGATCTGATGCCATTGGTAGTAAATGCTGGGATATTTACAGGGACGATAAGAAACAGTGCCAGGATTGCCCCCTAACCAGGGGGATCGTGATCGGTAAAACTGAAAAGTATGAATCACATGGTGTGAACGGAGGCAGAATATTTGATGTTTATCACACAGGAATGAACTATCAGGGCAAAAAAGCAATGCTGGAGATATTTCATGATATAACGGAACGTAAGATAATTGAAGATGAACTTACTCAATCAAAGGAAAAGGCAGAAGAGAGCGACAGGCTGAAGACTGCTTTTCTTCATAATGTATCTCATGAGATTAGAACACCCATGAATGCAATTGTCGGATTCACAACACTGCTGAGTGAACCTGACCTTTCACCTGAAAATCATCGGTCATATCTTGAAATCATTACTCAGAGCAGTAATCATCTGCTTTCTATTGTAACAGATATAATCGAAGTCTCGAATATAGAAGCCGGGAAACTGAAGCTTAATATGAACAAGGTTGTTGTACATTCCGTTATGGAAAAGCTCCATAAACAGTTTAGTCTGTCAGCAACATCTAAAGGACTGGACTTATTCTATGAACAGCCGGAACATGATCCGGATAGACATTTTTACACCGATTCTACCAAACTATTCCAGGTGCTGTCAAACCTTCTTGCCAATGCGTGCAAGTTTACCCGGGAGGGTTTTGTTAAGATGGGTTATACCTTCCAGCCCGATTATATTCAGTTTTATGTATCTGATACAGGTATAGGGATTTCTGAAGACCAGCAGACTAAGATCTTTGAAAGATTTTACCAGGTAGATAGTGGTGAGGACCGGCAATATGAAGGTACCGGACTTGGTCTTTCCCTCTCAAAAGCTTATATAGAATTTTTGGGTGGTAAATTATGGGTAGAATCTGAAGCAGGAAAAGGTTCAACTTTTTTTCTTAATTTGCCTTGTTGA
- a CDS encoding efflux RND transporter periplasmic adaptor subunit, with translation MKRNFLIIVITLAVGIFTGWLVFHPSRGSEEQHDHSSETEKVSIWTCSMHPHIRMEQPGKCPICGMDLIPLAQSSSVSVDPGVIHLSKEAAALADVSTTIVTMQKPIKEIRLYGKVQADERMFQSQVAHVSGRIETLSVNFTGERFKMNQVLAKIYSPELINAQQELLEASKTKESQPELYNAAKEKLLQWKLTDTQISAVESSGVIKNTIDVVSNSNGIVITLNVRTGDYVDRGTILFNIADLSKVWIMFEAYESDLMFLRKGEKVLFTIRALPGNEYSGQIVFVDPVIDPVTRVAKVRVEADNRSGMLKPEMFVSGVIMSGLSNESNQIVIPRSSILWTGKRSIVYVKQKDSGESIFKLREIGLGQMLGDSYVVTDGLSEGEEIVTSGTFSVDAAAQLEGKPSMMSNSAGSEKGAGKLSVIRDQETFKVSGNCEMCKERIEKAAMQVNGVYRAVWSIENKEVTVEFDQAKTDLKTIHKVIADSGHDTELFKADDVTYSALPECCLYRK, from the coding sequence ATGAAACGGAATTTTTTAATAATTGTCATTACACTGGCAGTAGGGATTTTTACTGGATGGCTTGTTTTTCATCCTTCCCGCGGAAGCGAAGAGCAGCATGATCATTCTTCAGAAACAGAAAAGGTTAGTATTTGGACATGCTCAATGCATCCTCATATAAGAATGGAACAGCCGGGGAAGTGTCCTATATGTGGAATGGATCTTATACCACTTGCTCAGAGCTCTTCAGTTTCAGTTGATCCGGGAGTGATTCATCTGAGCAAAGAAGCAGCCGCACTTGCAGACGTCTCCACCACAATTGTTACAATGCAGAAACCGATTAAAGAGATTCGTCTATATGGTAAGGTTCAGGCTGACGAAAGAATGTTCCAGAGCCAGGTGGCACATGTTTCAGGCCGGATTGAAACTCTCTCTGTAAACTTTACCGGAGAGAGATTTAAGATGAATCAGGTACTTGCAAAGATCTACTCTCCGGAGCTTATTAATGCTCAACAGGAATTGCTTGAAGCCTCAAAAACAAAAGAGTCACAACCGGAGTTATACAATGCTGCAAAAGAGAAACTACTTCAATGGAAACTAACAGATACACAGATTTCAGCTGTTGAATCATCAGGGGTAATTAAGAATACTATTGATGTTGTTTCAAATTCAAATGGAATAGTAATTACTCTGAATGTACGAACTGGTGATTATGTTGACAGAGGAACAATTCTGTTTAATATTGCTGATCTGTCAAAGGTCTGGATAATGTTCGAGGCCTATGAAAGCGATCTTATGTTTTTAAGAAAAGGAGAAAAGGTCTTATTTACTATTCGGGCTTTGCCAGGTAATGAATATTCCGGACAGATTGTGTTTGTTGATCCTGTAATTGATCCTGTTACACGTGTTGCAAAAGTCAGGGTTGAGGCTGATAACAGATCAGGAATGCTTAAACCTGAAATGTTTGTTTCCGGAGTTATTATGTCAGGCTTAAGTAATGAGTCAAATCAGATTGTAATTCCGCGGTCATCAATTCTGTGGACAGGAAAACGCTCAATAGTGTACGTAAAACAGAAAGACTCCGGCGAATCAATATTTAAGTTGCGCGAAATAGGCCTGGGTCAGATGTTGGGTGATAGTTATGTTGTTACTGACGGATTATCTGAAGGTGAGGAAATAGTTACCAGCGGCACTTTCAGTGTAGATGCAGCAGCACAGCTTGAAGGAAAACCAAGTATGATGAGTAATTCAGCTGGAAGTGAAAAAGGTGCAGGTAAACTGTCAGTTATACGCGATCAGGAGACTTTTAAAGTATCAGGTAATTGTGAAATGTGTAAAGAACGGATAGAGAAGGCTGCTATGCAGGTAAATGGTGTTTACAGGGCAGTTTGGAGCATAGAGAACAAGGAAGTTACAGTAGAGTTT
- a CDS encoding response regulator, which translates to MAKILIIDDETAIAIMLKKMVEKAGHEAKTASNGNEGLTMFDSFHPDLLITDIVMPDKEGLELIFDLRRKNPVLKIIAISGGGRFQYEGYLNSAKHLGANKVYQKPLDLKELMNSITELLS; encoded by the coding sequence ATGGCTAAGATATTAATAATCGACGATGAGACTGCAATCGCGATAATGTTAAAAAAAATGGTTGAAAAAGCCGGGCATGAAGCAAAAACAGCCTCTAACGGAAATGAAGGGTTGACTATGTTTGATTCATTTCATCCCGATCTTCTTATAACCGACATAGTGATGCCGGATAAAGAGGGACTTGAACTGATATTTGACCTCAGGAGAAAGAATCCTGTTCTAAAAATAATTGCAATTTCCGGTGGTGGACGTTTTCAGTACGAGGGGTATCTGAACAGTGCTAAACATTTGGGAGCTAACAAGGTATACCAGAAACCTCTGGACCTGAAAGAACTTATGAATAGTATTACTGAACTATTAAGCTGA
- a CDS encoding TolC family protein produces the protein MKKSIIFNRILIFSQRRRGAKDNLSAFVPLWQKKIIRFFFLIVVINLFRIIPAYSQSDSLIKYLELAVKNNPMVLQKFAEYQASLQKIPQVGSLSDPQLSLGVFLKPMELIGGNQIADISLMQMFPWFGTLRYAKDEMSLMANAKFEIFRDSKLQVIYEVQRIWYELYKIQKNITVSEKNIEILSTIERLALVRFKAGPSGSSNSNSLTFSSPSVSSSGNNPAGGSGMNSMGGSQSALGNSPASQSSSSMQGGSMGSTSGGAGLSDIYRIRIESGELENNIAYLRSQELVLQAQINSFLNRPPATKVFTADILIRDSLNLPIQAVSDSILANNPMLGMLDSERRSLDARKNMVTAMGYPMVGLGLNYSLVNRNEMSTSSMNGSDMIMPMVTITLPVYRKKYNAMRSETELLKTAAEHNYQATVNTLNTEYYQALQLYNDAHRREILYENQYQLASKSFDLVLRSFSTSSSDLSEVLRVRQQLLDYELKKTEAAADFNVAVAWLRRLGNLRSGE, from the coding sequence GTGAAAAAAAGTATAATTTTTAACAGAATATTGATTTTCTCGCAAAGACGCAGAGGCGCAAAGGACAATCTTAGTGCCTTCGTGCCTTTGTGGCAAAAAAAGATCATAAGATTTTTCTTTCTAATTGTAGTTATTAATCTTTTCAGGATAATTCCGGCATATTCCCAATCAGATTCTCTGATAAAATATCTTGAACTTGCTGTTAAGAATAATCCCATGGTACTTCAGAAATTCGCTGAATACCAGGCTTCCCTTCAGAAAATACCTCAGGTTGGCAGTCTGTCAGATCCGCAGCTGAGCCTTGGAGTTTTTCTGAAACCAATGGAACTTATTGGAGGGAACCAGATTGCTGATATTTCGCTGATGCAGATGTTTCCCTGGTTTGGAACCCTCCGGTATGCAAAAGACGAAATGAGCCTGATGGCTAATGCCAAATTTGAAATTTTCCGTGATTCAAAACTTCAGGTGATCTATGAGGTTCAGCGTATATGGTATGAGTTATACAAGATTCAGAAGAATATTACCGTGTCTGAAAAAAATATTGAAATCCTCAGTACAATTGAAAGACTGGCTCTTGTGAGGTTTAAAGCCGGGCCGTCAGGAAGCAGTAATTCAAACTCGTTAACCTTTTCGTCACCTTCCGTCTCTTCCTCCGGTAATAATCCTGCTGGCGGATCAGGAATGAACTCGATGGGGGGCTCTCAGTCTGCCTTGGGTAACTCCCCAGCATCTCAGTCTTCTTCTTCAATGCAGGGTGGTTCTATGGGCTCAACATCGGGTGGCGCAGGTCTTTCTGATATCTACAGGATCAGGATAGAGAGTGGTGAACTTGAAAACAATATTGCATATCTGAGAAGTCAGGAACTGGTTCTTCAGGCACAGATTAACAGTTTTCTGAACAGGCCTCCGGCAACAAAGGTTTTTACAGCAGATATACTGATCAGGGATTCTTTAAATCTTCCTATTCAGGCTGTTTCTGACTCCATTTTGGCAAATAATCCGATGCTTGGAATGCTTGATTCTGAAAGGAGATCATTAGATGCCCGTAAAAATATGGTTACAGCCATGGGTTATCCAATGGTTGGACTTGGATTGAATTATTCACTCGTTAACAGGAATGAAATGTCAACATCTTCAATGAATGGTTCAGACATGATAATGCCTATGGTCACAATAACTCTCCCTGTATACCGTAAAAAGTACAACGCAATGCGATCTGAAACAGAGCTCCTTAAAACTGCAGCTGAACATAATTATCAGGCTACAGTAAATACATTAAATACAGAATATTATCAGGCTCTTCAGTTATATAATGACGCTCACCGTAGAGAAATATTATATGAAAATCAGTATCAGCTGGCATCAAAATCTTTCGACCTTGTACTGAGAAGTTTCTCAACATCGTCATCCGATCTGTCTGAAGTTTTGAGGGTACGGCAACAGTTACTTGATTATGAGCTTAAAAAAACTGAAGCAGCTGCTGATTTCAACGTGGCTGTTGCCTGGCTAAGACGACTGGGAAATCTTAGAAGCGGAGAGTAG